In the genome of Paenibacillus sp. GP183, the window GGAATCGGGAAAGAGTGGTCAGGAAATCGTTCAGTTTCTTGCCTCGCATGCAACCGGCCAAATACCTTCCGGCTTGGAACAGGCACTTATGGAATGGGATAAGCAGTTTGGCAAGCTGCATTTTGTCGAAGTGACACTGCTTCGTGTAAGCACGCTTGAGATAGCAGATGTCATCCATACCAGCGAGTCCTGCCATCCATATATCCTCTCACGAATTGGGGAATTGGATTTTATCGTGAAGAAAGAATTGTCATCGCAATTTCACAAGCATCTGCAGCAATTGGGTTATTATCCCCAATTGTTCAATCCTCCCCAATTTGGCTCTCATGTTCCTCCCGACCCGGAGTCAGGCCAAAGAAAAGGGTGGTTTCCCCTCGATCCCTTGACTCCCGTATATGAGCTGGCGCCAAGCTTCGCGGACATGGATCCCATGTATCCCCATTTGCAGGATATTCCGCCGCTTTGGCTCAAGGAATTCAGAGAATATCATGGTTCTACACGAAAGGATATGATTCGTAAAGCGATTGAGTGGAAGAGCTATCTGAAGCTTCGCAAGGAAGGCGAAGAACGCCAAATCATGCCGCAGGGCATAAGAGAAGACAGTAACGGATGGATGCTGCTAGGGATGGAGAATGCTCAGGATATCCTGCTCCGATCCGATGATTGGAAGGAAATGAAATTGATCTTGCCTGGGATTAATGATCCGTGAGAAATGTGAGATTTGTTTCACTATTTATGATATGATAAAAAGAGCATTCAAAAAATGATTTTTTATAAAAGGTAGGGATCTAAGCAATGAGTATTCTCGAAGCTGATATGCTGGACATGTCTGCCGTTCTGATGCACGCCTATGATATGGGTGACATGATCAAATCCTCTGCCGAAGTGGCGGATTATTTATATTGGAAGACAGCCGTGGAAAGCAGCGCGGAAGTTAAGGAGCTGCAAGCTCTGTTTATGAAAAAGAAGGAATTGTTCGAGGAATGTGAACGCTTCGGACATTACCATCCGAGTTATCACGAGGCAATGGCACAGGTGAATGAAGTGCAGGGGAGACTGGAACAAATAGAGGCTGTCCGCAAGTTTAAAGAAGCGGAAGACCGTCTGGATGATTTGTTGTTTACCATATCGACCACAATCGCCCATGCGGTGTCCGATACGATTAAAGTGCCAAGCAATAATCCGCTGCCTGGCGGAGGAAGCTGCGGCTCCGGCGGCAGCTGCGCCAAGTGCGGTTAAGCGTTGACGAGCTGGAAACCGTGGCGTATCATTCAGGGCCTCGGCTTCCGGCCCGCTCCATTCAAGAAGAAATGGAAAAGAGGGTTCATGCATGATTGTGGATAGAAGCGGCATTATTGTATGGGTAAACGACATAAAGGCAGCTAGAAACCTGGAGCGCTTTGGATCGGTACATTATATTTCCAAGAAAATGCACTATGTAGCCATGTATGTCTATTCCAGCAAGGTGGATGAAACAATACGAAATATACAGAAGCTTCCCTATGTAAAAAAAGTGGAGCCATCCTACCGCAATGAGATAAAAACGGAATACAGCAGCAACGGTCCGGACAAAAATAAATCTTTCACTCTTTAATTTGGGATGCAATGAAGAAGCTTCGGAAGAAGCTTTTTTTTCTACGACAGCATAATTAACTAACCGTTCAATAAATTCCATTTATGCTCTAAGTCGTTGAGGTAGCCTTCGGTATTGCGATTAAACTTTTTACGTAATATGACACAGGTTAAACGCTGGTCCCACTGTGCTTTCCGTGCTTTATAACGACTAAAGGAAACGGAACGCAGTCGTGAAATCACATGCTCTTGACGAAGCGCATCGTTCACCAATACGATCATTTCACCATTGCGTACGATGTAGCTGTTCCAGTTACGAAGTCCTGTAATTCGGCGGTGACTAGCCTTCGTCTGTCGAAAGAATTGCTCCAAGTCATTATTCGTTCTTGGAATGTAATAATGATCATAACAAGTGAATAGACCTCTCCAAAACCCTTTGGAAAAGTTGAGTAAATTGTTAACCATGAGTTCGTCACTCTCAAGCGTGTAGGTTTGTTTCACCCAATCCAGTAACATTGATAGCTCCCATTCAACCGTCTCGCTAGTTTTATCTTCACCAGGGCTAAGGATAGTGGCGATATAATCCATCGGTTTCATTAGCCGCGATACGGCTTCATAAACAGGATTCATTTCATCTATTTTGTTGAATATTCTGATAATATTTCGAAGCAAACTAGGCTCTTTTTTTACTCAAGCATCTTTGTAAAGAAGCCTGAATCGCTTGTGCACGTTCATAAATCATTAATCCAGGAAGCTCCAATGGTGGATCTCCGTCTTCTAGGAGCAAGGATCGAACAGCTGCCACATATCCCTTGGCAATCTGCGCTTCGGTAATTTCAGCAGTTTCCGAATCTGGCTGTTCCGTTTTCTCCGTCTCGGATGCTTGGATCTCAGCCTGTTCTATTTTTCGTTCGATGTCCCGAATCCCGCGCATGCTTTTTTTGAGTTCCATTTTTAACTTGCGATCGGCGTCGACAATGGGTTTGGCTATGTCCTTCAGATAGTGGTACTGACAGTATTGGTAAGGCACATCCGGTAACAAGGTCTCAAATGCCAGCCGAATGGATTTTTGCCCGTCACTTACAATACCTACAATTGGATAGCCCAGCTTCAGGATGGGTTCAATGAGTGTCTTCAGTTCTTCTGCCGTTCCGCTCTTCATGTTTTGTGCAGCGAGTACCGTGCCGCTGAATACTTCGCGTAGGACATATAGAGTTTCATTCCCTTTCTCAGGCTGAACGCCATCCATCGATAAGATGACGCCGCCATTTTGTTCGGTAGTCTCTGCAAGCACTTTGTTTACATGATCATCCAAACTCGCCGAAAGCAACGTCTGATAGCGTTCGTACAAATTTTGAGCATGCCTTTCACTCGTTGGAATACCTCGTTCATTCAACGCATCAGCAACTTCTTTAACTGTTCGATGCTGCTTAAAGCGCAGTTCTCCAACGAGAGCAAGCACATCATATCCATATGAGGAATGCTTCATGCTAAGCATCTCAGCTTCAGCAGATTTATACGCAACTCCTGTATGTGTACAATCTAGATTTTTGCAAGCATAAGCCATACTCCATGCATGGATGATTCCGTTTGTTGTGACAATCTTTTTCTCCCATGCTGTATGGGTTCTCCGCAATTTTGACTCACAGTGCGGACATTTTTTAAACTCAGGTCTGAAGTAAACTCTGGGCGCAGCACCCAATCTATTTTTCTCAAGCATTAAGGTCATCTCCTACAATAAATTCTAACCTTTATACTTTCGATAAAAGATTGGAAATTCCTGCTAGTCAATCTTGCTGTCGTAGTTTTTTTTGTTCGATTAAGGTCATATTTAAATGAATATCAGAATAACCAAATAATATGAAGAAATTATTTTTTTAACATAGAAATTTTTTGTGATATCTAGTAAAATAAATATGACAGAGTCATTTTATATAGGTACATAGTAGCATTTTCATAGGAAGGGGGTTGTTAATCATGAAGGATAAGATTATGGGCAGATGGAGTACTTACGAACCTTTCTTTGTGACTCTTGGCGATAAAAGAGTAGCAGATATTGTGATTACCAATCACGCTCGGATCCGTTGGGCGGATCGAATTTCCAGCGAGACATCCTCTTTCGAAGAAATTTGCGGCTTTCTCTGGGATAAATTAAAAAATGATAACATGAAACCTTACTATAGAAATGAACAGGATGTCTATTTGGTTGATGAGGATTTAGTGGTAGTCGCGGAATTCGCCAATTTGGAAAATGAAACGGACATTGTCGGCAACCCGCTGCACAAGATGATTATTGTCACCTTTTTAGGCAAAATGTCGGAAACGATTGAACTCCGTGATCTGAAGTCCTACTATTCATGGCTGCGCCATTCACGAAGGATGACCTTGATCAAGAACAGCCGTAAACGAAGATAAACGAGAATACCGAGCATGCGGGCTAAAGCCTTGCTGCTCTTTATTTTTGCCTCGAATGGACTAGGGCGCTGCTTTTTCATATAATGGATGCATTGAGGTTGCAGGGGCAAACCACTCGGAAAGGCAGGGTACCATGGCGCTTAACTTTCACCAGTTACATATTTTCTACACCGTTGCGGAAAAAGGAAGCTTTTCTCTTGCTGCCGCATCGCTCCACATGACCCAGCCGGCGGTAACCATGCAGGTTCAAGCCTTGGAGGACTACTTTGGGGTCAAGCTGTTTCATCGCAGCACGAAAAAAATCGAGCTCTCCGAAGCCGGGCGTACCTTGATCCCTTTTGCCAAAAAAAGCATTGACCTGATCCGTGAGACGGATGTGGCCATGTCCAAGTTTACGCGCATGATCGAAGGCCGGCTTCAGCTTGGAGCAAGCCTGACCATGGGAGAGTATATACTGCCTCGGCTGCTTGGCCCTTTTAGCAAGGCATACCCGAATATCTCCGTCTCGATGAAGGTGATGAACACGTCACAGATTCTGGAAGAGGTTCTTGGGCATCAATTGAATTTTGGGCTTGTGGAAGCACCGATCCATCATCCTGATGTACATACGGAGCCTGTATTAAGCGATGAGCTTAAGCTCATCGTGCCTGCGGATCATCCGCTCGCGGCTAAAGACCAGGTTCTGATGGAGGAAGTGCTTCCTTATCCGTTTGTTCTTCGCGAGCAGGGCTCGGGAACCCGCAGAGTGATGGAGGAAGAGCTTGATCGCAGCGGGATCAATTACAAAGACATGAATATTGTGATGGAGCTGGGAAGCACCGGAGCGATTAAATCAGCAGTTGAGGCAGGTCTTGGCATCTCGATTTTATCGGAGTCATCCGTTAAACATGAAGTAACGCTTGGCTTATTTAAAGTAATCACCTTGACCAATATCTCATTCAAGAGAAGCTTCTATGCTATTTATTTAAGCTCGACTTTACTGCCAATCTCAGCAGTAAGCTTCATGACCTTTTTAAGGCAAGAGGATTTAAACCGTCTGCTTTAACGCGAGAGAGGGGATTTCGATTTGTCCATATTCGAAGCTGATTTACATACACATACACTTGCATCTGACGGAACCCAGACCCCTGCTGCCAATGTGAGAATGGCTAAGGAGGCAGGACTTAGTGCGATTGCCATTACCGATCATGACACCGTATCCGGTATTGCCGAGGCGATTGCTGAAGGATCCAGGCTGGGCATTGAAATTGTTCCAGGCGTTGAAATTAGCACGGTTGCTGGAAGTCAGGATATTCATGTTTTGGGTTATTATATCGATATAAGGGATTTGCGGTTTTTGAAGCGGCTGGAATCCTTAAGGGAAACACGCAATCAGCGCAATGAAATGATGCTGGAGCGACTAAGGGAGCTCGGCTTGGACATTAGCATGGAGGAGGTGCTTCGAGAAGTCGAAGCAACCAAATCTGAAGGCGATACCATAGGAAGACCGCATATGGCTTCAATTCTTATGAAAAAGGGCTATGTCGCTTCCATCAGCGAAGCTTTTGAACGCTTTCTGGGCAAGGGCGGCCAAGCTTATGTGAATCCCCCGCGGATTGAACCGGCTGCAGCTGCGGCCTGGATTCGTGAAGCGGGCGGTTCCGCAGTACTGGCACATCCCGGCATCTATCACGATGATGCACTAGTTGAACAGATCATCCGCGGCGGAATGGACGGGATCGAGGTTTATCATTCCGACCACTCACCGGCGGACGAAGCTAGATATCTCGCTCTGGCCGAGCGGCATGGGCTGCTCATTACGGCGGGCTCCGATTTTCATGGAGAACGTGGGGGCGTAGTATTTCATGCTCCAATCGGTGCGCGCAGGGTGAGCACTGATGTATTGAAGAGATTGCAGACAAAGAGAGGAGAGTTTCAATGAAACCAATACGTAAAGCAATTATTCCGGCTGCCGGTCTAGGAACTCGATTTCTTCCGGCGACTAAAGCCCAGCCTAAGGAAATGCTGCCCATTGTCGATAAGCCAGCAATTCAATATATCGTTGAAGAAGCTATCGATTCCGGGATTGAGGATATCATTATCGTGACAGGCCGAAATAAACGGGCCATTGAGGATCATTTTGACAAATCAGTTGAACTGGAAATGATGCTGGAGGAGAAGGGCAGTCTGGAGCTATTGGAGATCGTAAAATCCGTTTCCAATCTGGCGGACGTTCACTACATTCGTCAAAAGCAGCCATTGGGGCTGGGGCATGCGATATTATGCGCCCGCAAATTTATTGGCGACGAACCCTTTGCGGTTCTGCTGGGCGATGATATTTTACAATCGACTCCTCCGGGACTAAAGCAAATGATGAATATATATGATCAAACTCAGACATCCATCATAGCGGTTCAAGAAGTGGCCTGGGAAGATGTGAGTAAATATGGTATCGTTTCACCTGCACACAGTCTCGATGCGTTTAAATTTATTGCAGACCTGGTGGAGAAGCCCGAGCGCGAACTTGCTCCATCAAACCTTGCAGTAATCGGCAGATATATCATCGAGCCGGAAATTTTTTCGATTCTGGAGAAGCTTGAGCCTGGCCGGGGCGGAGAGCTTCAATTGACAGACGCGCTGCGCATCTTGAACAGACGTCATCAAATGGTGGCCTATCCCGTTCAAGCCAAGCGCTATGATGTGGGAGATAAACTCGGATATATAGAAGCAACCATCGAGCTTGCTCTAGAGCGGCCAGATTTGCAGAATCAAGTAAAAGCATACATTCAAGCCCTGGTGCGTCGTTGGGATAACCCGTAGAGCCATGCTGGCAGGGTTAGATCAAGGATTGATCATTTCATCGTAACCTGCATTTGCTTAATCCGCTGTTCGTCAGGTGTGACGAACAGCGTTTTTTGATTCACATAAATCACGAAACCGGGCTTGGCCCCGCTTGGTTTGTGCACATGCTTGATCAAGGTATAGTCCACCGGAACTTGGCTGGATGCTTTGGCTTGGCTGAAATAAGCAGCGAGCTGCGCCGCTTCAAGCAGTGTCTCATCCGAAAAATGGTCGCTGCGAATGACAACATGGGATCCGGGAATATCCTTTGTGTGCAGCCA includes:
- a CDS encoding PHP domain-containing protein produces the protein MFEADLHTHTLASDGTQTPAANVRMAKEAGLSAIAITDHDTVSGIAEAIAEGSRLGIEIVPGVEISTVAGSQDIHVLGYYIDIRDLRFLKRLESLRETRNQRNEMMLERLRELGLDISMEEVLREVEATKSEGDTIGRPHMASILMKKGYVASISEAFERFLGKGGQAYVNPPRIEPAAAAAWIREAGGSAVLAHPGIYHDDALVEQIIRGGMDGIEVYHSDHSPADEARYLALAERHGLLITAGSDFHGERGGVVFHAPIGARRVSTDVLKRLQTKRGEFQ
- a CDS encoding YlbG family protein → MIVDRSGIIVWVNDIKAARNLERFGSVHYISKKMHYVAMYVYSSKVDETIRNIQKLPYVKKVEPSYRNEIKTEYSSNGPDKNKSFTL
- a CDS encoding selenium metabolism-associated LysR family transcriptional regulator, with the translated sequence MALNFHQLHIFYTVAEKGSFSLAAASLHMTQPAVTMQVQALEDYFGVKLFHRSTKKIELSEAGRTLIPFAKKSIDLIRETDVAMSKFTRMIEGRLQLGASLTMGEYILPRLLGPFSKAYPNISVSMKVMNTSQILEEVLGHQLNFGLVEAPIHHPDVHTEPVLSDELKLIVPADHPLAAKDQVLMEEVLPYPFVLREQGSGTRRVMEEELDRSGINYKDMNIVMELGSTGAIKSAVEAGLGISILSESSVKHEVTLGLFKVITLTNISFKRSFYAIYLSSTLLPISAVSFMTFLRQEDLNRLL
- a CDS encoding YlbF family regulator, which codes for MSILEADMLDMSAVLMHAYDMGDMIKSSAEVADYLYWKTAVESSAEVKELQALFMKKKELFEECERFGHYHPSYHEAMAQVNEVQGRLEQIEAVRKFKEAEDRLDDLLFTISTTIAHAVSDTIKVPSNNPLPGGGSCGSGGSCAKCG
- a CDS encoding ogr/Delta-like zinc finger family protein; its protein translation is MLEKNRLGAAPRVYFRPEFKKCPHCESKLRRTHTAWEKKIVTTNGIIHAWSMAYACKNLDCTHTGVAYKSAEAEMLSMKHSSYGYDVLALVGELRFKQHRTVKEVADALNERGIPTSERHAQNLYERYQTLLSASLDDHVNKVLAETTEQNGGVILSMDGVQPEKGNETLYVLREVFSGTVLAAQNMKSGTAEELKTLIEPILKLGYPIVGIVSDGQKSIRLAFETLLPDVPYQYCQYHYLKDIAKPIVDADRKLKMELKKSMRGIRDIERKIEQAEIQASETEKTEQPDSETAEITEAQIAKGYVAAVRSLLLEDGDPPLELPGLMIYERAQAIQASLQRCLSKKRA
- the galU gene encoding UTP--glucose-1-phosphate uridylyltransferase GalU codes for the protein MKPIRKAIIPAAGLGTRFLPATKAQPKEMLPIVDKPAIQYIVEEAIDSGIEDIIIVTGRNKRAIEDHFDKSVELEMMLEEKGSLELLEIVKSVSNLADVHYIRQKQPLGLGHAILCARKFIGDEPFAVLLGDDILQSTPPGLKQMMNIYDQTQTSIIAVQEVAWEDVSKYGIVSPAHSLDAFKFIADLVEKPERELAPSNLAVIGRYIIEPEIFSILEKLEPGRGGELQLTDALRILNRRHQMVAYPVQAKRYDVGDKLGYIEATIELALERPDLQNQVKAYIQALVRRWDNP